The Arvicanthis niloticus isolate mArvNil1 chromosome 2, mArvNil1.pat.X, whole genome shotgun sequence genome includes a window with the following:
- the Gtsf1l gene encoding LOW QUALITY PROTEIN: gametocyte-specific factor 1-like (The sequence of the model RefSeq protein was modified relative to this genomic sequence to represent the inferred CDS: deleted 1 base in 1 codon), translating to MEPESIEICPYNPHHRIPLSRFQYHLASCRKKNPKKAKKMASCKYNACHVVPIRKLAEHEATCVNRSSLEEEDTLGPLQVSLPQPQNEDTPQVRWLSNPDIWNVDSANCHPMFILKSFVPQKLVCESDTQESGEETNAQKILRLGPGRQTSSRRKRALKCVDGPRISSE from the exons ATGGAGCCAGAATCCATAGAAATTTGTCCTTATAACCCACACCACCGAATCCCACTCAGCAGATTCCAGTACCACCTGGCATCATGCAGGAAGAAGAACCCCAAGAAAGCCAAAAAGATGGCCAGCTGTAAGTACAACGCCTGCCATGTGGTCCCCATCAGAAAGCTGGCTGAACATGAAGCTACCTGTGTTAACAGAAGCTCCCTGGAGGAAGAGGACACTTTAGGCCCTCTGCAAGTCAGTCTCCCACAGCCGCAAAACGAGGACACACCACAGGTCCGTTGGCTTTCCAACCCTGATATTTGGAATGTTGACAGTGCCAACTGTCACCCAATGTTCATCCTTAAGAGTTTTGTTCCCCAAAAACTTGTTTGTGAAAGTGACACCCAAGAGTCA GGGGAGGAGACCAATGCCCAGAAGATCCTCAGACTAGGACCAGGAAGGCAAACTTCTAGCAGGAGGAAGAGGGCTCTCAAATGCGTGGATGGACCTCGCATCTCATCTGAATAA